A part of Quatrionicoccus australiensis genomic DNA contains:
- a CDS encoding universal stress protein: MYKKIMVAIDDSETSRCALAEALHLARTSDAKLYITHVADETLMGMHGRTFSTSLNIDNAIKAIADAGQKLLDEAIKDAEGIDAETLLLEARNRRVSETLADKARELGADLIVIGRHGQRGIAKLILGSVAEQLAKIADASVLLVRKH, encoded by the coding sequence ATGTACAAGAAAATCATGGTCGCCATCGACGATAGCGAAACTTCCCGCTGCGCGCTGGCCGAAGCCCTGCATCTGGCCCGCACCAGCGACGCCAAGCTCTACATCACGCACGTCGCTGACGAGACGCTGATGGGCATGCACGGCCGCACCTTCTCGACCTCGCTGAACATCGACAACGCCATCAAGGCAATCGCCGATGCCGGCCAGAAGCTGCTCGACGAAGCGATCAAGGACGCCGAAGGCATCGACGCCGAAACCCTGCTCCTCGAAGCGCGCAACCGTCGCGTTTCGGAAACCCTCGCCGACAAGGCCAGGGAACTCGGCGCCGACCTGATCGTGATCGGCCGCCATGGCCAGCGCGGCATCGCCAAACTCATCCTCGGCTCGGTCGCCGAACAACTGGCCAAGATCGCCGACGCCTCCGTACTCCTCGTCAGAAAGCACTAA
- the ppc gene encoding phosphoenolpyruvate carboxylase: protein MQASAPDSNKDEPLRTDIRLLGRILGDTVREQEGDAVFATVEQVRQTAVRFARDGDPAARAELAALLDQLPRDTTQAVVRAFSYFLQLANIAEDEHHIRRRRAYDLAGSPPREGSLVFALDALSTAQVSPEAIADFFAHAVVAPVLTAHPTEVQRQSLIRNHRDLARLLDQRERLQMTPEEEAENDLALANSVLTLWQSRMLRPVRLKVLDEVKNGITYFKETFFTELPRLYIQATQQLQKRYPEKNWALPPFFRVGSWIGGDRDGNPFVTAEILREALRLQSAAALNHYLEEIHELGGELPLSDLLVKVTPELVALAEHSTDHSPQRADEPYRRALSGIYARLAATARVLDHVEPVRHEIGNASAYATPEALRADLKILTNSLKLNGSASLAGGRLRRLLRAVQVFGFHLAPIDLRQNSEVHARSVAELLAGAGRCPDYEALAEVDRIKLLVEEISTPRPLYSPYLNYSEETQGELAIFFAARELREKYGAATLPNFIISKTDGVSDLLELALLLKESGLLLPGSTARLDVNIIPLFETIEDLQKSAATMDGIFAIPAYRALIAGRGDEHEVMLGYSDSNKDGGFLTSGWELYKAEIELARVFGQHGVRLRLFHGRGGSVGRGGGPSYHAILAQPAGAVSGQIRLTEQGEVISTKYGNPDNGRRNLEVLLAATLEASLTDHENQVEPAQQFHAVMDELSLRAFNAYRGLVYETPGFTTYFRQSTVVSEIALLNIGSRPASRKASERIEDLRAIPWVFSWAQCRLMLPGWYGFGSAVDGYLAANSDGLATLRRMLKSWPFFKSLLSNMDMVLAKSDLAIASRYAELVSDAGLRERIFGQICSEWELTKKHLLAILEQDDFLGDNPQLKRSLQLRSPYMDPLNHLQVELLKRHRAGETDERVARGIHLSINGVASGLRNSG, encoded by the coding sequence ATGCAAGCCAGCGCACCCGACAGCAACAAGGACGAACCCCTGCGTACCGACATTCGCCTGCTTGGCCGCATCCTTGGCGACACGGTGCGCGAGCAGGAAGGCGATGCCGTTTTCGCCACGGTTGAACAGGTTCGCCAGACGGCGGTGCGCTTTGCCCGCGACGGCGACCCCGCCGCCCGTGCCGAACTGGCCGCCCTGCTCGACCAGCTGCCGCGCGACACGACGCAAGCCGTCGTCCGCGCTTTTTCCTACTTCCTGCAACTGGCCAACATCGCCGAGGACGAGCACCACATCCGCCGGCGCCGCGCCTACGATCTGGCCGGCTCGCCGCCGCGCGAAGGCAGCCTGGTTTTTGCCCTCGACGCACTGTCGACCGCCCAGGTATCGCCGGAAGCCATCGCCGACTTCTTTGCGCATGCCGTGGTCGCCCCGGTGCTCACCGCACATCCGACCGAAGTGCAGCGCCAGAGCCTGATCCGCAATCACCGCGATCTCGCCCGCCTGCTCGACCAGCGCGAACGCCTGCAGATGACGCCGGAAGAAGAAGCCGAAAACGACCTGGCGCTGGCCAATTCGGTTCTCACCCTGTGGCAGTCGCGGATGCTGCGCCCGGTCCGCCTCAAGGTACTCGACGAGGTCAAGAACGGCATCACCTACTTCAAGGAAACCTTCTTCACCGAACTGCCGCGCCTCTACATCCAGGCGACGCAGCAACTGCAGAAGCGCTACCCGGAAAAGAACTGGGCGCTACCGCCCTTCTTCCGCGTCGGCTCCTGGATCGGTGGCGACCGCGACGGCAATCCCTTCGTCACCGCCGAGATCCTGCGCGAGGCGTTGCGCCTGCAGTCGGCGGCCGCGCTCAATCACTACCTCGAAGAAATCCACGAGCTGGGCGGCGAATTGCCGCTCTCCGACCTGCTGGTCAAGGTGACGCCGGAACTGGTGGCGCTCGCCGAACATTCCACCGATCACTCGCCGCAACGCGCCGACGAACCTTACCGGCGCGCCCTGTCCGGCATTTATGCCCGGCTCGCCGCCACTGCCCGCGTGCTTGACCATGTCGAACCGGTCCGCCATGAAATCGGCAATGCCAGCGCCTATGCCACACCGGAAGCCCTGCGCGCCGATCTCAAGATCCTGACCAATTCGCTCAAGCTGAACGGTAGCGCCAGCCTGGCCGGCGGCCGCCTGCGCCGGCTGTTGCGCGCCGTGCAGGTGTTCGGCTTCCACCTGGCACCGATCGACCTGCGCCAGAACTCCGAAGTGCACGCCCGCAGCGTCGCCGAACTGCTCGCCGGCGCCGGCCGCTGCCCGGATTATGAGGCGCTGGCCGAGGTCGACCGGATCAAGCTGCTGGTCGAGGAAATCAGCACGCCGCGTCCGCTCTACTCGCCTTATCTGAATTACTCGGAAGAAACGCAGGGCGAACTGGCAATCTTCTTTGCCGCCCGCGAGCTGCGCGAGAAATACGGCGCCGCCACCCTGCCCAATTTCATCATCTCGAAGACCGACGGCGTCTCCGACCTGCTCGAACTCGCCCTGCTCCTCAAGGAATCCGGCCTGCTACTGCCGGGCAGCACGGCGCGTCTCGACGTCAATATCATTCCGCTCTTCGAAACCATCGAGGACTTGCAGAAGAGCGCCGCGACCATGGACGGCATCTTCGCCATCCCGGCCTACCGCGCCCTGATTGCCGGCCGCGGTGACGAGCATGAAGTCATGCTCGGCTACTCCGACTCGAACAAGGACGGCGGCTTCCTGACCTCGGGCTGGGAGCTTTACAAGGCCGAGATCGAACTGGCCCGCGTTTTCGGCCAGCACGGCGTGCGCCTGCGCCTGTTCCACGGACGCGGCGGCTCGGTCGGGCGCGGCGGCGGCCCGTCCTACCATGCCATCCTTGCCCAGCCGGCCGGCGCCGTATCCGGCCAGATCCGCCTGACCGAACAGGGCGAAGTGATTTCGACCAAGTACGGCAACCCGGACAATGGCCGGCGCAATCTCGAAGTGCTGCTCGCCGCAACCCTGGAAGCCAGTCTGACCGACCACGAAAACCAGGTCGAGCCGGCACAGCAGTTCCATGCCGTCATGGACGAGCTGTCACTGCGCGCCTTCAACGCCTATCGCGGCCTGGTCTATGAAACACCGGGCTTCACGACCTATTTCCGGCAATCGACCGTGGTGTCCGAAATCGCCCTGCTCAACATCGGCAGCCGCCCGGCGTCGCGCAAGGCCTCCGAGCGCATCGAAGACCTGCGCGCCATTCCCTGGGTGTTCAGCTGGGCGCAATGCCGCCTGATGCTGCCCGGCTGGTACGGCTTCGGCTCGGCGGTCGACGGTTATCTGGCGGCCAATTCCGACGGCCTCGCCACGCTGCGCCGCATGCTGAAATCCTGGCCCTTCTTCAAGAGCCTGCTGTCCAACATGGACATGGTGCTGGCCAAGAGCGATCTCGCGATCGCCTCGCGCTATGCCGAACTGGTCAGCGACGCCGGCTTGCGCGAACGCATCTTCGGCCAGATATGCAGCGAGTGGGAACTGACGAAAAAGCACCTGCTGGCCATTCTCGAACAGGACGATTTCCTCGGCGACAACCCGCAACTGAAGCGTTCGCTGCAACTGCGTTCGCCCTACATGGACCCGCTCAACCACCTGCAGGTCGAACTGCTCAAGCGCCACCGCGCCGGCGAGACCGACGAGCGCGTCGCCCGCGGCATCCATCTGTCGATCAACGGCGTCGCTTCCGGTTTGCGCAACAGCGGGTAA
- the ppsR gene encoding posphoenolpyruvate synthetase regulatory kinase/phosphorylase PpsR — translation MPITLKRTVFFVSDGTGLTAEALGHSLLTQFEEVEFKQIRIPFLDNIEKAQDAVARINAQGEADGMRPIVFTTLVNQALAEIVHQADAFSLSYFETYLSPLEAELGIKSSHTIGRSRDSTDSSDYKKRIEAINYTLAHDDGITDRDLEEADVILVAVSRCGKTPTSLYLAMQFGLKVANFPLIPEDFDRGRLPSTLEKHRPKLFGLTIQPERLTQIREERRAASKYASLANCRYEVAEAEKMMRREGIRWLDSSTKSIEEISTTVLQELKLR, via the coding sequence ATGCCCATCACACTCAAACGCACTGTATTTTTCGTCTCGGACGGTACCGGCCTGACCGCCGAAGCGCTCGGCCACAGCTTGCTGACGCAGTTCGAGGAAGTCGAATTCAAGCAGATCCGCATCCCCTTCCTCGACAACATCGAGAAGGCACAGGACGCCGTCGCCCGCATCAACGCGCAAGGCGAGGCCGACGGCATGCGGCCCATCGTGTTCACGACGCTGGTCAATCAGGCTCTGGCCGAGATCGTGCACCAGGCCGATGCCTTCTCGCTGTCCTACTTCGAAACCTATCTGTCGCCGCTCGAAGCCGAACTCGGCATCAAGTCCAGCCACACCATCGGCCGCTCGCGCGACTCGACCGACAGCTCTGACTACAAGAAACGCATCGAGGCGATCAACTACACGCTGGCGCACGACGACGGCATCACCGACCGCGACCTCGAGGAAGCCGACGTGATCCTGGTTGCCGTGTCGCGCTGTGGCAAGACGCCGACCTCGCTCTACCTGGCCATGCAGTTCGGCCTCAAGGTCGCCAACTTCCCGCTGATCCCGGAAGACTTCGATCGCGGCCGCCTGCCCAGCACGCTGGAAAAGCACCGCCCGAAACTGTTCGGCCTGACCATCCAGCCCGAGCGCCTGACCCAGATCCGCGAAGAACGCCGCGCCGCGAGCAAATACGCCTCACTGGCCAACTGCCGCTACGAGGTTGCCGAAGCCGAGAAAATGATGCGCCGCGAAGGCATCCGCTGGCTGGACTCGTCAACCAAGTCGATCGAGGAAATCTCGACCACGGTGCTGCAGGAACTCAAGCTGCGCTAG
- a CDS encoding TrmH family RNA methyltransferase — MKLIQSRDNAFYKSLKRLAESGRERRKTGQTLLDGVHLVEAYEAAFGPVDSLIVAESAMQVGEIAGFTAGRDVVVLADSLLRDLGLVDTPSGLLAIAAMPAQRPPVDPEKDAILLDGVQDPGNVGTLLRTAAAAGIRQALLAPGCASPWSPKVLRAGQGAQFALAIHEDVDLAAFIADYRGTTAVTTLEQATSLYEASWSGPLAWVFGAEGQGVRPELLAAAGLRIRIPMPGAVESLNVAAAAAVCLFEMLRRRLG, encoded by the coding sequence ATGAAGCTGATCCAGTCGCGCGACAACGCCTTTTACAAGAGCCTGAAGCGTCTTGCCGAGTCGGGGCGCGAGCGGCGCAAGACCGGCCAGACGCTGCTCGACGGCGTGCATCTGGTTGAGGCCTACGAAGCAGCGTTTGGCCCGGTCGACAGTCTGATCGTGGCCGAATCGGCAATGCAGGTCGGCGAAATCGCCGGATTCACGGCCGGGCGCGATGTCGTCGTGCTCGCCGACAGCTTGCTGCGCGACCTCGGCCTGGTCGATACGCCGAGTGGTTTGCTGGCGATTGCGGCCATGCCGGCACAGCGCCCGCCGGTCGACCCTGAAAAAGATGCCATTTTGCTCGACGGCGTGCAGGATCCCGGCAATGTCGGCACGCTGCTGCGCACTGCCGCCGCCGCCGGTATCCGGCAGGCGCTGCTGGCGCCGGGATGTGCCTCGCCGTGGTCACCCAAGGTGCTGCGTGCCGGGCAGGGCGCCCAGTTTGCGCTGGCTATCCACGAAGACGTCGATCTCGCCGCTTTCATCGCCGATTACCGCGGTACGACGGCAGTGACCACGCTGGAGCAGGCGACTTCGCTCTATGAGGCAAGTTGGTCCGGGCCGCTGGCCTGGGTCTTTGGCGCCGAAGGGCAGGGCGTGCGTCCCGAGTTGCTGGCCGCGGCCGGCTTGCGCATCCGCATTCCGATGCCGGGTGCGGTCGAGTCGCTCAATGTGGCCGCCGCTGCCGCTGTCTGCCTGTTCGAGATGCTGCGTCGCAGGCTGGGCTGA
- the rnhB gene encoding ribonuclease HII: protein MPELMIPPGLVCGIDEAGRGPLAGTVVAAAVILDPARPIAGLNDSKKLSEKKRDALAVLIRERAVAWCVASASVEEIDRLNILHATMLAMQRAVAGLSVRPTGALVDGNRCPQLDIPVEAIVKGDGKIASIAAASILAKTVRDAEMLELHAQYPQYGFDRHMGYPTAAHFAALEQHGASPVHRRSFGPVAKQLSLL, encoded by the coding sequence ATGCCTGAACTGATGATCCCGCCGGGCCTGGTCTGCGGTATCGACGAGGCCGGGCGCGGGCCGCTGGCCGGCACGGTGGTCGCGGCGGCGGTCATTCTCGATCCGGCGCGGCCGATTGCCGGCCTCAATGATTCGAAAAAGCTTTCCGAAAAGAAGCGCGACGCGCTGGCCGTGCTGATCCGCGAACGCGCCGTGGCCTGGTGTGTCGCCTCGGCCTCGGTCGAGGAAATTGATCGCCTTAACATCCTGCACGCAACGATGCTTGCCATGCAGCGCGCCGTGGCCGGCCTCTCAGTGCGCCCGACTGGTGCGCTGGTCGATGGCAATCGCTGCCCGCAACTGGATATTCCGGTCGAGGCCATCGTCAAGGGCGACGGCAAGATCGCCTCGATCGCCGCTGCCTCGATTCTTGCCAAGACGGTGCGTGATGCCGAGATGCTTGAATTGCATGCGCAGTATCCGCAATACGGTTTTGACCGCCACATGGGTTATCCGACAGCTGCACATTTTGCCGCGCTCGAACAACACGGTGCCTCGCCGGTGCATCGCCGTAGCTTCGGGCCGGTGGCGAAACAGCTTTCCCTGCTATGA
- the lpxB gene encoding lipid-A-disaccharide synthase has protein sequence MGNVVRIAMVAGEASGDLLASHLIAALKARLPDAVFYGIGGPRMQGQGFDAWWPLEKLAVMGYVDALKNYREIAGIRRQLKKRLLDIRPDIFIGVDAPDFNLGLETDLKAAGIKTIHYVSPSIWAWRGGRIKKIGRAVNRVLALFPMEPPLYEKAHIPVTYVGHPLADIIPLETSKTAVREKLAMPKDAPIFALLPGSRQGELAMMAETFVQTAKLIHERLPGALFVVPLTTRETRLQFEMAMYTQQAGEVPFRLLFGHAQDALGAADVSLVASGTATLEAALIKRPMVITYKIAKLSYWIMKRMAYQAFVGLPNVLAGREVVPEILQDQATPENLAEALIKLYEDKENAAAVAEVFTDLHWQLRQNTAEKAANAVIQCLN, from the coding sequence ATGGGCAACGTGGTACGGATTGCGATGGTGGCCGGTGAGGCCTCCGGTGATTTGCTGGCCAGCCATCTGATTGCCGCGCTCAAGGCGCGCCTGCCTGATGCCGTGTTCTACGGCATTGGCGGTCCGCGCATGCAGGGGCAGGGGTTTGACGCCTGGTGGCCGCTCGAAAAGCTGGCGGTCATGGGCTATGTCGATGCCCTGAAGAATTATCGCGAGATTGCCGGCATTCGCCGCCAGCTGAAAAAGCGTCTGCTCGACATCCGGCCCGACATCTTCATCGGGGTCGATGCGCCGGACTTCAATCTGGGTCTGGAAACCGATCTCAAGGCGGCCGGCATCAAGACCATCCATTATGTCAGCCCGTCGATCTGGGCCTGGCGCGGCGGTCGCATCAAGAAGATCGGCCGGGCGGTCAACCGCGTGCTGGCACTGTTTCCGATGGAGCCACCGCTCTATGAAAAGGCGCACATTCCGGTGACCTATGTCGGGCATCCGTTGGCCGACATCATTCCGCTGGAAACCAGCAAGACGGCAGTGCGCGAAAAGCTCGCCATGCCCAAGGATGCGCCGATCTTCGCCTTGCTGCCCGGCAGCCGCCAGGGCGAACTGGCGATGATGGCCGAGACTTTCGTGCAGACGGCCAAACTGATTCACGAACGCCTGCCCGGCGCCTTGTTCGTCGTGCCGCTGACCACGCGCGAGACGCGTCTGCAGTTCGAGATGGCGATGTACACGCAGCAGGCCGGCGAGGTGCCGTTCCGCCTGTTGTTTGGCCACGCCCAGGATGCGCTTGGCGCCGCTGACGTGTCGCTGGTGGCAAGCGGTACCGCGACGCTTGAAGCGGCACTGATCAAGCGGCCGATGGTGATCACCTACAAGATCGCCAAGTTGTCGTACTGGATCATGAAACGCATGGCCTATCAGGCTTTTGTCGGTCTGCCCAACGTCCTGGCCGGGCGCGAGGTGGTGCCGGAAATCCTGCAGGATCAGGCAACGCCGGAAAACCTGGCAGAAGCCCTGATCAAACTCTACGAGGACAAGGAAAACGCCGCGGCGGTGGCCGAGGTGTTTACCGACCTGCATTGGCAACTGCGCCAGAACACTGCCGAAAAGGCCGCCAACGCGGTCATTCAATGCCTGAACTGA
- the lpxA gene encoding acyl-ACP--UDP-N-acetylglucosamine O-acyltransferase, translating to MIHPTAIVDPGARIGANVEIGAYSIIGPHVEIGEGTKIGPHTIITGHTRIGRDNHIFQFCSLGEVPQDKKYAGEPTRLEIGDRNTIREFCTFNLGTVQDAGVTKIGDDNWIMAYVHIAHDCQVGNKVTFANNASLAGHVVVDDWAILGGFTGVHQFCRIGAHVMTAVSTVILQDVPPYLMAAGNTAQPYGINVEGLKRRGFTAESLSSLKRAYRTLYKSGLLLEEAKQKLAEDAKTQPDVQRFVDFLELSKRGIIR from the coding sequence ATGATTCATCCAACAGCCATTGTCGATCCGGGCGCCAGGATCGGTGCCAATGTCGAGATCGGCGCTTATTCCATCATCGGTCCGCATGTCGAGATCGGCGAGGGCACGAAAATCGGGCCGCACACGATCATTACCGGGCACACCCGTATTGGTCGCGACAACCATATCTTCCAGTTCTGTTCGCTGGGCGAAGTGCCGCAGGACAAGAAGTACGCCGGCGAACCGACCCGCCTGGAAATCGGTGACCGCAACACCATCCGCGAGTTCTGCACCTTCAACCTCGGCACCGTGCAGGATGCCGGCGTGACCAAGATCGGTGACGACAACTGGATCATGGCCTACGTGCACATCGCGCACGATTGCCAGGTCGGCAACAAGGTCACCTTCGCGAACAACGCCTCGCTGGCCGGTCACGTCGTTGTCGACGACTGGGCGATTCTCGGCGGCTTCACCGGTGTGCACCAGTTCTGCCGCATCGGCGCGCACGTCATGACCGCGGTCAGCACGGTGATCCTGCAGGATGTGCCGCCTTACCTGATGGCCGCCGGCAATACGGCGCAGCCCTACGGCATCAATGTCGAAGGCCTGAAGCGTCGCGGTTTTACTGCCGAGTCGCTGAGCTCGCTGAAGCGCGCCTATCGCACGCTGTACAAGTCTGGTCTGCTGCTCGAGGAAGCCAAGCAGAAGCTGGCGGAGGACGCCAAGACGCAGCCTGATGTGCAGCGCTTTGTCGATTTCCTTGAGCTTTCCAAGCGCGGCATTATTCGCTGA
- the fabZ gene encoding 3-hydroxyacyl-ACP dehydratase FabZ, with product MDIQQILEHLPHRYPFLLVDRVLEIEPGKSIHAYKNITMNEPYFVGHFPHHPVMPGVLIMEALAQAAGILSFKSMDEKPSADTVFYFAGIDDARFKRPVVPGDQLHLHVEIERQMRGVWKFIAEARVDGQLAASAKLMCAKRDL from the coding sequence ATGGATATTCAACAAATTCTCGAGCATCTGCCGCATCGCTACCCGTTCCTGCTGGTCGATCGCGTGCTCGAGATCGAGCCCGGCAAGTCGATTCACGCCTACAAGAACATCACGATGAACGAGCCGTATTTTGTCGGCCATTTCCCGCACCATCCGGTCATGCCGGGCGTGCTGATCATGGAAGCCCTGGCCCAGGCGGCGGGCATCCTTTCCTTCAAGTCGATGGACGAAAAGCCGTCCGCAGATACCGTGTTCTACTTTGCCGGTATCGACGATGCCCGCTTCAAGCGCCCGGTTGTGCCTGGTGACCAGTTGCACCTGCATGTCGAAATCGAGCGCCAGATGCGCGGCGTCTGGAAATTCATCGCCGAAGCGCGTGTCGACGGCCAGCTGGCTGCCTCGGCCAAGCTGATGTGTGCCAAGCGGGATCTCTGA
- the lpxD gene encoding UDP-3-O-(3-hydroxymyristoyl)glucosamine N-acyltransferase, with product MPVAGGTPLSLADIAARLGGDVLGDAETQIRQVATLASAGAGEIGFLTNLKYKSQLATTRASAVIVAPDFAAAVDLPRIVSKNPYAYYARLATLLNPRPAMAAGVHPSACCASEVPASASIGPQVTVGARVSLGEGVVLHAGCVLGDDVVIGAGSILYPNVSIYAGCEIGSNVILHSGVVIGADGFGFAPDQGQWIKIPQIGRVIIGDNVEIGASTTVDRGALDDTVIGDGSKIDNQIQIGHNCQIGKHCVIAACAAVAGSVTLQDNVIIGGAAMIAGHVTIASGAVISGGSLVMKNITRPGQYTSVFPLEEHGHWLHNAAQIRHLAKLAERVTELEKKLKNTNVEG from the coding sequence ATGCCGGTGGCTGGGGGTACTCCGCTTTCCCTGGCTGACATCGCCGCCCGTTTGGGCGGCGATGTGCTTGGTGACGCCGAAACGCAGATCAGGCAGGTGGCGACGCTGGCTTCGGCGGGCGCTGGCGAAATCGGCTTCCTGACCAACCTGAAGTACAAGAGCCAGTTGGCAACAACGCGCGCTTCGGCCGTGATCGTGGCGCCTGATTTCGCCGCTGCGGTCGATTTGCCGCGCATCGTCAGCAAAAATCCTTATGCCTATTACGCCCGTCTGGCGACGCTGCTCAATCCGCGGCCGGCGATGGCTGCCGGCGTGCATCCGAGTGCCTGCTGCGCTTCGGAAGTGCCGGCCAGTGCCAGTATCGGCCCGCAGGTCACGGTCGGGGCGCGGGTCAGTCTGGGCGAGGGCGTCGTCCTTCATGCCGGTTGTGTGCTCGGTGACGATGTCGTGATTGGTGCCGGTAGTATTCTTTATCCGAATGTCAGCATCTACGCCGGTTGCGAGATTGGGAGTAATGTCATCCTGCATTCCGGTGTCGTGATCGGTGCCGATGGTTTCGGTTTCGCACCGGACCAGGGACAGTGGATCAAGATTCCGCAGATCGGTCGGGTCATCATTGGCGACAACGTTGAAATTGGTGCCAGTACGACGGTCGACCGTGGCGCGCTCGACGACACTGTGATTGGCGACGGCAGCAAGATCGACAACCAGATCCAGATCGGCCACAACTGCCAGATCGGCAAGCATTGCGTCATCGCCGCCTGTGCCGCGGTGGCGGGCAGTGTCACCTTGCAGGACAACGTGATCATCGGCGGCGCGGCGATGATTGCCGGGCATGTGACGATAGCCTCCGGGGCGGTGATTTCCGGTGGCTCGCTGGTCATGAAAAACATCACCAGGCCGGGGCAATACACCAGCGTCTTCCCGTTGGAAGAGCATGGCCACTGGTTGCACAATGCGGCGCAGATACGGCATCTGGCCAAGCTGGCCGAACGGGTTACGGAACTCGAGAAAAAACTTAAAAATACCAATGTAGAGGGCTGA
- a CDS encoding OmpH family outer membrane protein: MSALFVTGASANELKVGYVNTQRIFRDAPAAQKAAKKLEGEFAKRDQDLQRMAKQLQGLQENLEKNSVTMSEGDRRNKEKEFGELSREFQRKQREFREDLNLRQNEENAAVIEKANKAIKQIAEGDKFDLILQDVVWVSPKLDITDRVIKALAEGK; this comes from the coding sequence ATGTCTGCCCTGTTTGTGACGGGTGCCAGTGCCAATGAATTGAAGGTCGGTTACGTCAATACCCAGCGCATTTTCCGCGATGCTCCGGCTGCCCAGAAGGCGGCCAAGAAGCTGGAAGGCGAATTCGCCAAGCGAGACCAGGATCTCCAGCGCATGGCCAAGCAGTTGCAGGGGCTGCAGGAAAATCTGGAAAAGAATTCCGTGACCATGTCGGAAGGTGACCGCCGCAACAAGGAAAAGGAATTCGGCGAGTTGTCGCGTGAGTTCCAGCGCAAGCAGCGTGAGTTCCGCGAAGATCTGAACCTGCGTCAGAACGAAGAAAATGCCGCCGTGATCGAGAAGGCCAACAAGGCCATCAAGCAGATCGCCGAAGGCGACAAGTTCGATCTGATTCTTCAGGACGTGGTCTGGGTCAGCCCGAAGCTCGATATTACCGATCGTGTGATCAAGGCACTTGCCGAAGGCAAGTAA